A window of Gambusia affinis linkage group LG03, SWU_Gaff_1.0, whole genome shotgun sequence contains these coding sequences:
- the slc14a2 gene encoding urea transporter 2, whose protein sequence is MKTQPVLGHMTGLHCTKDIQKNISSSSSALVPVSSSSPVFTELHPLMASPENNPSQEDRVEGQSGPAGPSCLHRAWTHFLKGVSYFSGDMEVFGKWMEKQFFLLQLLDWVLRGAAQVMFVNNPLSGLVIFAGLILQNYWWALNGFVGTLFATISALILQQSRGAIAAGLYGYNGILVGLLMAVFSNAGDWYWWLLLPNIFMSMMCPIVSSALASINTRWDLPVFTLPFNILVCLHMVATGHYNHHFPQVLIQPRSELPNITWSEIDVAKLFRSIPVGIGQVYGCDNPWTGGIFIISLFISSPITCVHAVLGSAVGMVSGLALSAPFEDIYFGLWGYNCVLACIAVGGMFYALTWQVHLLAITCAFFCAYLGSAISNVMSTFGLPACTWPFCLSALTFLLLTTGTKRIFKLPLAKVTYPEKNLAFYWRLKKQEKAEKAEKAAKESQEQLNADITQKEKEQLKLQLQRIEEGRQESENDNSTEVDEGVNVEETNGEDNSPKVVLADYV, encoded by the exons ATGAAGACTCAGCCTGTTCTGGGACATATGACTGGATTACACTGCACAAAG GATATTCAGAAGAATATAAGCAGCTCCTCTTCTGCACTTGTTCCCGTCAGCTCTTCTTCTCCAGTCTTTACT GAGCTCCATCCTCTCATGGCTAGCCCTGAGAACAACCCCTCCCAGGAAGACAGGGTGGAGGGCCAATCAGGGCCTGCAGGACCATCATGCCTGCACAGGGCCTGGACCCACTTCCTCAAGGGGGTGTCCTATTTCTCAGGAGACATGGAGGTGTttggaaaatggatggaga aacagttttttttgctgcagctcCTGGACTGGGTTCTGCGTGGAGCAGCCCAAGTGATGTTTGTTAACAACCCTCTGAGTGGCCTGGTCATTTTTGCTGGCCTCATTCTGCAAAATTATTGGTGGGCCCTCAACGGTTTCGTGGGGACACTCTTTGCAACAATTTCTGCTCTCATTCTGCAACAAAGCAG GGGTGCAATCGCTGCAGGACTTTATGGATACAACGGCATCCTGGTGGGTCTCCTGATGGCTGTGTTCTCCAATGCAGGCGACTGGTACTGGTGGCTTCTGCTGCCCAACATCTTCATGTCCATGATGTG cccGATTGTGTCCAGTGCCCTGGCATCTATTAACACCCGCTGGGATCTGCCGGTGTTCACGCTGCCATTCAACATCCTGGTGTGTCTCCACATGGTCGCCACAGGCCACTATAACCACCATTTCCCCCAGGTCCTCATCCAGCCACGCTCAGAGCTGCCCAACATCACCTGGTCTGAAATCGACGTGGCAAAG CTGTTCAGGTCCATACCAGTGGGAATAGGACAGGTGTATGGCTGCGACAACCCTTGGACAGGAGGGATCTTCATCATCTCCCTCTTCATCTCTTCACCCATCACCTGTGTCCATGCTGTTCTGGGATCTGCTGTGGGAATGGTGTCAG GTCTGGCTTTATCAGCTCCTTTTGAGGACATTTACTTCGGTCTCTGGGGATACAACTGCGTCTTAGCCTGCATCGCGGTGGGAGGGATGTTCTACGCTCTCACCTGGCAGGTGCACCTGCTCGCCATCACATGTG cttttttctgCGCGTACCTTGGCTCAGCCATCTCCAACGTCATGTCCACG TTTGGTTTGCCGGCGTGCACCTGGCCTTTCTGCCTGTCTGCCCTCACCTTCCTCCTCCTAACGACGGGGACCAAGAGGATATTCAAGCTCCCGCTGGCCAAAGTCACCTACCCTGAGAAAAATCTGGCCTTCTACTGGAGGCTGAAGAAGCAGGAGAAGGCAGAGAAGGCAGAGAAGGCAGCGAAAGAGAGTCAGGAGCAGCTGAACGCTGATATAACCcagaaagagaaagagcaaTTAAAACTGCAACTTCAGCGAATAGAGGAGGGGAGACAAGAAAGTGAAAACGACAACAGTACTGAAGTGGATGAGGGAGTTAATGTGGAAGAAACAAACGGAGAAGATAATTCACCCAAGGTTGTTCTTGCTGATTATGTCTGA
- the LOC122828806 gene encoding oocyte zinc finger protein XlCOF6.1-like: MENHCKAQAAWAKEEKEILESLQMKENCGEPEPLFMKEELKKLGSQIKDEQEEIEFQQVKGGPEPLQIKAKQEEIELQQMTEERTEPEPPQIKDEQGELIIALKKERLELKQLTDTCTVNTTYEKRDLWEPDSNRELLLEISLEPENKNHEMGNDEELNQRERCQKTIHQDDNGNNPNTKRLAKTHMNDNLSSCKLCGKLFARSYLTEHMRIHTGERLFSCATCGKNFITGSKLKIHIRTHTGERPFSCLTCGKSFSDRGNLSKHMKSHSGERPFSCLTCGKGFTNKGNLFQHARTHTGEKPFSCLTCGKSFAQQIHLNDHMRVHTGEKPFSCTSCGKRFSERGNLFQHMRTHSSEKPFSCLTCGKSFTQQIHLSDHIKIHTGEKPFSCLSCGKSFCRSSHLTVHMKTHSGENL; encoded by the coding sequence ATGGAGAACCACTGCAAAGCACAAGCTGCCTgggcaaaagaagaaaaggaaatattagAATCTctgcaaatgaaagaaaattgtgGAGAACCGGAGCCTCTTTTCATGAAAGAGGAGCTAAAGAAACTAGGGTCACAAATAAAGGATGAACAAGAAGAAATAGAATTTCAGCAGGTAAAAGGGGGACCAGAACCTTTGCAGATAAAGGCCAAACAAGAAGAAATAGAGCTTCAGCAAATGACAGAGGAGAGAACGGAGCCCGAACCTCCACAGATAAAAGATGAACAGGGGGAGCTCATTATAGCTCTAAAGAAAGAGCGGCTAGAACTAAAACAGCTGACTGATACCTGTACAGTGAATACCACTTATGAGAAAAGGGACCTGTGGGAACCAGATTCAAACAGGGAGCTTCTTCTCGAGATATCTTTAGAACCTGAGAACAAAAACCATGAAATGGGCAATGATGAAGAACTGAATCAAAGAGAGAGGTGTCAGAAAACCATACATCAAGATGACAATGGAAACAATCCAAACACAAAACGATTggcaaaaacacacatgaatgATAATTTGTCTTCGTGTAAACTATGTGGCAAATTATTTGCACGGTCTTATTTGACAGaacacatgagaattcacacaggtgagaggCTTTTCTCGTGTGCTACCTGTGGAAAAAATTTTATTACTGGAAGTAAGTTAAAAATTCACATTAGAACTCACACGGGTGAGAGGCCTTTCTCATGTttgacttgtggaaaaagttttagtgaTAGAGGAAATTTGTCAAAGCACATGAAAAGTCATTCAGGTGAGAGGCCGTTCTCATGTTTGACTTGTGGAAAAGGCTTCACTAATAAGggaaatttatttcagcatgCAAGAACTCATACAGGcgagaagcctttctcatgtttgacctgtggaaaaagttttgcCCAGCAAATTCATCTGAATGACCACATGAGAGTtcatacaggtgagaagcctttctcatgtaCAAGCTGTGGAAAACGTTTCAGTGAAAGAGgaaatttatttcagcacaTGAGAACACATTCaagtgagaagcctttctcgtgtttgacttgtggaaaaagttttaccCAGCAAATTCACTTAAGTGATCACATAAAGATTCACAccggtgagaagcctttctcatgtttgagctgtggaaaaagtttttgtcGTAGTAGTCATTTGACTGTTCATATGAAAACTCATTCAGGTGAGAATTTATAA